The DNA region AATAAAGCCGCGAGTTTCGCTCATCTCAATCGCACGAGCCACATTAGCCATCGGTAGGTTAGCCACATGGACGTTCATGCCTTGCGCGCGCGCTTCGGTCTCGGTCAACCCAACCCGGCCGAGTTGCGGGTCCATGAAAACAGTGTACGGCACAAGCCGATTGCTCGTGGTCGCGTCCCCACTTTCGATAAGGTTCGTGCGAATGATTCGGAAGTCGTCGTAAGAGATGTGAGTGAACTGCGGCCCGCCATTCACATCGCCAAGTGCATAGATGCCTGACACGTTGGTTTCGAGCCGATCGTTGACCTTTACGAAGCCGCGGTCGTCCGTCTCGACTCCCGCCGCTTGAAGATTGAGCCGTTCAGTGTTCGGCGTTCGTCCAACTCCCACCAGAAGGTGCGAACCCGTAACGGACTGCTCGCCCTCCGGTGTCCGCACGGTCAAGCGGATCAGGCCTTCGGCGCGGCTGGCTCGCACAACCTCCGAGTTCAACAGCAACGTTATCCCATCCTCGCGCAGGATGGTGGCCACCGCATCGGCAACATCCGCATCCTCGCGCGCGAACGGCCGGTCGCCTCGGTGGACGATCGTCACCTCGCTGCCATAGCGCCGAAACATCTGGCCGAACTCCAGTCCGATGTAGCCGCCCCCCATCACCAGCAGATGCTCCGGCAACTGATCGAGCTCCATAATCGAAGTCGAGTCGAGATAGGCCACGTCGTTCAGCCCTTCGACCTCGGGCTTCGACGGCCGGCCTCCAGTGTTGATGAAGATCTTGTTGGCCGTCAGCGACTGTTTGCCGCCGTCGTTCAGGCGAACTTCAATCGAATGGGGACCGGTGAAGCTGGCCTCGCCCTTCAGCAGATCTAGTCCCGGGGTAGCTTCGACGGATCGGAGTCCGCCGTCGCGAAAGCTCTCGACCACGCGCTGTTTGCGTGCGCGAACCTCGGCCATGTTCACCGTCACGGGGCCCGTGTGCACGCCGTAATCACCGGACCGGCGAGAAAGATAAGCTACACGCGCGCTGTTGAACATCGTTTTAGTCGGCGTGCACCCGAAGTTGACGCAGGTGCCGCCGATGTATCCGCGCTCAATGAGAGCGGTCTTCCACCCTGCTTTCGCCAGAGCCACCGAGAGCGGCTTGCCTCCCTGCCCCGATCCGATAACTATCGCGTCGTATTGGTTTGTTTCTGGCATCGCGTCAGCTCCATTGAATCACAAATGTACAGCTCACGGTCCATTGATCTCGATAGACTCAGAGATTTGCTGCCTACCTTACGATGAGCGAATGGGGCCCACGTTCAAGCACGCGGCCGACGATCTCAGCGTGAACATAAGCTTCGCGCAGCCGGGCAAGCAGTGCATTAGCGCGCTCGGGCGGAATCGAGATCAGCAAGCCGCCCGCTGTCTGTGGATCGTAGAGCAGACTGCTCATCTCTTTGCTCACGCTCTCCGCGATCTGAATGTCATCGCCAACGTATTCGCGGTTGGTCTTGTCGCCGCTGGTGAGAATGCCGCCGCCGGCAAGTTCCAAGGCGCCGGGCAAGATCGGCACGCGTGTCGAGTTTATTTCGATGGTCACCTGACTTGCGCGGGCAAACTCCCACGCGTGTCCCAGCAGCGCAAAGCCGGTCACGTCGGTCGCGCCTTTAACGTCAAACTCGCGCATCGCTTCAGCAGCGGACTTTCCGGAGGTCAACATGGTTTCGACCGACGAGGCTGCTACGTCAGCGGGCGCTTTGGCGAACTTGATTCCCGTGGAGATGACGCCCGTTCCAATTGGCTTAGTCAGAATGATGACATCTCCCGCACACGCGCCGGCGTTGGTCGCAACCTTATTCGGATCTATCACTCCGGTCACCGAGTAGCCGAACATTATCTGCTCATTGTCGACGCTGTGACCTCCCAGCAACACGACTCCGTTCTGAGTCAGAACCTCGAGTCCGCCTCGCATGATCTCAGCGAGTATCGAAAAGTCCACCCCATTCTTCGGAAAGCAAGTAATGGCCAGCGCGGTGATTGGAGTTCCGGCCATCGCCCATACGTCGTTGATCGAATTGAGCGCCGCGATGCGCCCATAGTCAAACGGATCGTCCACTATCGGGGTGAAAAAGTCGAGCGTCTGCACGAGAGCAAGGTCGTCGCTGAGACGGTAGACTCCCGCATCGTCGGCGAGGTCGAAGCCGACAATCAAATTCGGGTCGTATGGTTGTTTCGGTAGCCCGCTCAGCACCTGAGCGAGCGCGCTCGGCGCAAGCTTAGCCGCTCAACCGGCGCACGAAACCATCTCGGTCAATCGCATTGGTGTAAGCTCCTCGACCTAATATACCGAAAACGAGAAGGCTCACCAACCAACCCGCTCGAAGCTGGACAAGCATCGGAGCCCGGAATAGGTTAAGAGTATGCCGCGCGTGCTTCTGCTATTGC from Acidobacteriota bacterium includes:
- a CDS encoding mercuric reductase translates to MPETNQYDAIVIGSGQGGKPLSVALAKAGWKTALIERGYIGGTCVNFGCTPTKTMFNSARVAYLSRRSGDYGVHTGPVTVNMAEVRARKQRVVESFRDGGLRSVEATPGLDLLKGEASFTGPHSIEVRLNDGGKQSLTANKIFINTGGRPSKPEVEGLNDVAYLDSTSIMELDQLPEHLLVMGGGYIGLEFGQMFRRYGSEVTIVHRGDRPFAREDADVADAVATILREDGITLLLNSEVVRASRAEGLIRLTVRTPEGEQSVTGSHLLVGVGRTPNTERLNLQAAGVETDDRGFVKVNDRLETNVSGIYALGDVNGGPQFTHISYDDFRIIRTNLIESGDATTSNRLVPYTVFMDPQLGRVGLTETEARAQGMNVHVANLPMANVARAIEMSETRGFIKAVVDADTNQILGCAVLGVEGGELMAMFEIAMMGHVPYTVLKEAIFAHPTMAESMNNLFTAMDA